The region GACACAGAATCAAATTCTGCTACACTTATATGTCAACTACCAGGAGAAGGGAACAGAAGGCATTACCATCCTGATTGGAATGAATGGTGGTTTATCATAGATGGAACCTGGCAATGGGATATTGACAATGAAGTTAAAACTATACAAAAAGGTGATCTTGTATTTATACAAAAAGGAATAAAACATAAAATTACTGCAATTGGAAATGAAGCCGCTATAAGAATTGCAGTAAGTAGATATGATGTAGATCATGTGTATGATAATGAGGATTACTAATTAATGAATTATCTTTTACCGTTAAAAATAGATTTTAGAAAATCTAATGGTTCATATCTTTTTGATAAAAATACACAAACTAAATATTTAGATTTTTTTAGTATGTATTCATCTTTACCATTAGGTTACAACCACACTATTTTTGATGATAGTTTTAAATCCAAAATAAATGAAATATCTTATATCAAAATGACAAATAATGTCTGTCAAAGTGATGAATTTCTAGATATGATTAATATATTTAAGCAATACACCTTTAGTAAAAATTTTCATTTTACATGTACCGGTGCTTTGGCAGTTGAATCGGCATTGAAAGCTGCTATGGAATATAAAAAAATTGATAATCCACTAATACTAAGTGTGAAAAACTCATTTCATGGAGTAAATAGTTGGGGGTTTACAACCAGTAGAGTAGGAGTTACTGCAAAAAGAATGGAATATTTTCCAAAAAATAATTGGCTTGATTTAAGCTTAGATGATATTATTAAATATTTGGAAAGAAAAAACTTAAAAAATTTAACTGCAATAATAATAGAACCTATTCAAGCTACAAATGGAGATATTTATCTCGATAAAAATAAATTAAAAATAATAAGAAATTTATGTATAGAAAAAGATATATGTTTTATATTAGATGAAATACAAACAGGATTTGGGACTACTGGTAAAATGTGGTATTATGAATATTTAGATTTAATACCTGATATTTTAGTATTTGGTAAAAAATCTCAAGTTTCAGGTATAGTTATAAGCAACAAATATAAAGGGATACTGGAAAGTACTTATCAAAAACTTGATGTGACTTTTGATGGAGATTTAATAGATATTGTAAGGTCAACTTATATTTTGAAAGCGTTCGAAAAATATAATATATTAAATAATGTAAAAAATAATTCAAATAAATTGAAACAAAATTTAGAATCACATGTCTTAAACTATAGATCAATTGGTCATTTAATTGCGTTTGATTTTAAAAATTCAAAGCTACGCGATAATTTTGTAAAAAAATGTTTTGATAATAAGTTATTAATTAACAAAGGTGGAGAAACTTCTGTTAGATTACGACCAAACTTAGCTTTAAACCAAAAAGAAATTAATGAATTTATACAAAAAGTAAAAGAGTTAATTTAAATGAATATTTTAATTACAGGTTGTGCAGGATTTATAGGTTCTCATTTAGCAGAAGAACTATTAAAAGATAAAAAGAATACAATAATAGGAATAGATAATTTATCTAGTGGAAATAAAGAAAATTTAGAACTTATCAATTCATTTGATGAATACAATAATTTTCTATTTATCAAAGCAGATATTAGAGATTTTTATGAATTAACTAAAATAATTAAAAACCACAATATACAATATATTTACCACCTAGCAGCAATTGCTTCTGTACAAATATCTATAAGAAATCCTCTTTTATCTAATGAAGTTAATGTAAAAGGGACATTAAACGTATTAGAAGCTTCAAAACAAAATGGCGTTAAAAGAATTGTATTCTCTAGTTCTGCTGCAGTTTACGGTGATGAAAATAGTGTATTAAAATCGGAGAAAACCCCAACTAAACCTATTTCATCGTATGGATATGAAAAACTAATCAGTGAATACCATATGAAACTTTACAATGATCAATATAACTTAGAAACAGTTATCCTAAGATATTTTAATGTTTTTGGAGAAAGACAAAATACCAATAGTAACTATAGCGGAGTAATAACTATTTTTAATGATAAATTTAAGAATAATGAAATTCCAAATATCTATGGAGATGGCGAACAATATAGAGATTTTATATATGTAAAAGATATTGTAAAAATAACAATAAAAGCAATGAATATACAAAATATTTCAGGAGAACTATTTTGTGTAGGTAGCTCAAAAAAAACGACTATTAATGAACTCTTTAATCTCATGAATAAAAAATATAATAAAAATTTCAAAGCTAATTATTTAAAAACAAAAAATGGAGATATAAAAAAATCTATTTGTGATAATAGTAAATTAATGTCTACATTCAACATAAAACTGTCTAAAATAGACAATTTTATTTAGTACATATTATCATTTGTGTAGCTTGATGTAAATTTGTTACTCTATGATCAATAATATTAAAATATTGAGAAATGTAATCCTTAAATTCGTTAAAATTCCATTCCCTTTGATGGGCTGGATTTCTTGGTGGACCATCTAAATACTTAGAATCTTTAGGATAAACCAAATCTCTTTCAGGAGTAGATAATACTAAGTATTTAAAATTTATCTTTTTTATATATTCAATTAATTCATTAGGATTAACTAAATGTTCAATAACATCAGAGCAAATTAATACATCCACGTCTAAATCATAGTTTTTAGTAAAGTCAGATTCAAGCCATTTCTTTTTAGGATACTTATTTTTAAGAAAATCAAGATTTTCATCTAATTCTAGGCCAATTGTTTTATATTCACCTAAATATGTAACTAATTTATATCCTGAACCACATCCTATATCACATACTTTAGATAACTTATTTTTTTTCATTAATCCTAAGGCATGCAGATATATTTCAAGTTGCCAATCATCAGTTTCATTTTGATCATTATAGTGTACATATTTATCTCTTGATTTATAGTTATCTTTTAAAAAATAGTTATTTTTCATATTCTACCTTTTTCTATTATGTTTTTTATTTTTGTTGCTGCTACATCAATGGGATTCTTTCTTGATAATATATTAAATTGATCATCTAAGAACTCTTTTGCCCGTTGTCTAATATTTAATCTATTAGATAATTCATACCTTATCATTTTAACCAATGAATTAGTATCTGTACTAATGCTGTAAGCACCTTTAGGATTTTTATATAATTTCACCAATTCATTATGAGGATTATGATAAACAACTGGCTTTCCATATGCTAAAGATTCACAAATTATAGTACTAAACCTACTTATAACAATTGTTGATTTCTTTATCGTTGTATATATATCATCCTCACTTACATTATAAAAAGTAGATAACTCACCTTTGTCAGCATGATGTTGTGCTATTATATAGTTTAAATTTAAAATATTACAAGCTTCAATTACTTGTTCTAACCATAATTCTCTAACTTCTTCATAAGTTCCATACGTGAAATTTACATTTATCATTACTAAATGTTCATCAGGAAAAGTTACAGGGCTATTCCACATATCAAACATTTTAGGCAATCCAACTATAGCACATTTATCTTTTTTATTTTGTAAAAACTTCATATCATTTCGACCACAAGTTAAAACAAATTCTGTTGTCTGATATGGATATCTTTTTATTTTATAATCTTTATCTTCAAAGTCTTCTATTCCATCAACTAAACCTATAGTTTTTATACCTTTTTCTTTAGATTGAACAATAATATCTCTATCTATCCAATCTACAAGACAAACCAATGCCTCAAAATTGATAAAATGTATGGCATCAATACTCACTGTTTCAATATCTGAGTTTTCTTCTAATCCAATCTTTACATTAATATAATCATAATGACTAGGGTTAATAATAATTGCAACTCTAAATCCTAGTTTAATTAAGGCTCTACTTACTAAACTTGAATCTATAACATTCGATCTATTATATGCAAAAAATAATATATCATATTTATTTTTATATATAGATATT is a window of Halarcobacter sp. DNA encoding:
- a CDS encoding NAD-dependent epimerase/dehydratase family protein — encoded protein: MNILITGCAGFIGSHLAEELLKDKKNTIIGIDNLSSGNKENLELINSFDEYNNFLFIKADIRDFYELTKIIKNHNIQYIYHLAAIASVQISIRNPLLSNEVNVKGTLNVLEASKQNGVKRIVFSSSAAVYGDENSVLKSEKTPTKPISSYGYEKLISEYHMKLYNDQYNLETVILRYFNVFGERQNTNSNYSGVITIFNDKFKNNEIPNIYGDGEQYRDFIYVKDIVKITIKAMNIQNISGELFCVGSSKKTTINELFNLMNKKYNKNFKANYLKTKNGDIKKSICDNSKLMSTFNIKLSKIDNFI
- a CDS encoding aminotransferase class III-fold pyridoxal phosphate-dependent enzyme, whose translation is MNYLLPLKIDFRKSNGSYLFDKNTQTKYLDFFSMYSSLPLGYNHTIFDDSFKSKINEISYIKMTNNVCQSDEFLDMINIFKQYTFSKNFHFTCTGALAVESALKAAMEYKKIDNPLILSVKNSFHGVNSWGFTTSRVGVTAKRMEYFPKNNWLDLSLDDIIKYLERKNLKNLTAIIIEPIQATNGDIYLDKNKLKIIRNLCIEKDICFILDEIQTGFGTTGKMWYYEYLDLIPDILVFGKKSQVSGIVISNKYKGILESTYQKLDVTFDGDLIDIVRSTYILKAFEKYNILNNVKNNSNKLKQNLESHVLNYRSIGHLIAFDFKNSKLRDNFVKKCFDNKLLINKGGETSVRLRPNLALNQKEINEFIQKVKELI
- a CDS encoding methyltransferase domain-containing protein, with protein sequence MKNNYFLKDNYKSRDKYVHYNDQNETDDWQLEIYLHALGLMKKNKLSKVCDIGCGSGYKLVTYLGEYKTIGLELDENLDFLKNKYPKKKWLESDFTKNYDLDVDVLICSDVIEHLVNPNELIEYIKKINFKYLVLSTPERDLVYPKDSKYLDGPPRNPAHQREWNFNEFKDYISQYFNIIDHRVTNLHQATQMIICTK